In one window of Halomarina pelagica DNA:
- a CDS encoding cbb3-type cytochrome c oxidase subunit I, with the protein MVSIDSVPGVVLGVALLAVLAGVGVVRRRRAMADGGYPTTDERETETETEKPFGLVRWFTTVDHKDIGILYIVYGLVAALWGGTDAMMLRTELITPGKTIWGTETYNGLFTTHGVTMIFLFALPVFFGIANYFLPILIGADDMSFPRINAIAFWLLPPALVLVRGGLITEIIAKVISPLGLTALTAPLLALKPIDISWTMYTPLSTAVANPQVDLALLGLHLSGIATTMGAINFIVTIFAERSEDVTWATLDIFSWTMLTTSAIALFAFPVLGSALIMLFLDRNFGTAFFALDGGGPMLWQHLFWFWGHPEVYILVLPAFGLVSLILPKFSGRKLFGFKFVVYSTLAIGVLSFGVWAHHMFTTGMDPRVRASFMAVSIAIAIPSAVKVFNWMTTMWSGRIRLTAPMILLVGGIGTFIIGGVTGVFLASIPIDLLLHDTYYVVGHFHFIIMGVIAAAMVAASYYWFPILTRRMYDQRVARVQAVLLIVGVVVTFTPLLILGYLGMPRRYAYYPAEFTLLQQIATAGAYVIGVSVFLWITNMIQSMRTGPLVMNADVWNLKETGQFTREWQWFEERLEERRSFERSESGTAPPGDDD; encoded by the coding sequence ATGGTATCCATCGATTCTGTACCCGGAGTGGTACTCGGCGTTGCGCTACTCGCCGTGCTCGCGGGCGTCGGCGTCGTCCGGCGGCGGCGGGCGATGGCCGACGGCGGGTATCCCACCACCGACGAACGCGAGACGGAAACGGAGACCGAGAAACCGTTCGGCCTCGTGCGGTGGTTCACGACGGTCGACCACAAGGACATCGGCATCCTCTACATCGTCTACGGTCTCGTCGCCGCCCTCTGGGGCGGGACCGACGCCATGATGCTCCGCACGGAGCTGATCACCCCCGGAAAGACGATCTGGGGGACCGAGACGTACAACGGGCTGTTCACGACCCACGGCGTCACGATGATCTTCCTGTTCGCGCTGCCCGTCTTCTTCGGCATCGCGAACTACTTCCTCCCCATCCTCATCGGGGCGGACGACATGTCGTTCCCGCGGATCAACGCCATCGCGTTCTGGCTGCTCCCGCCGGCGCTGGTGCTGGTTCGCGGTGGGCTCATCACCGAGATCATCGCGAAGGTCATCAGTCCCCTCGGACTCACCGCGCTGACCGCGCCGCTGCTGGCGCTCAAGCCCATCGACATTAGCTGGACGATGTATACCCCCCTCTCGACGGCGGTGGCGAACCCGCAGGTCGACCTGGCGTTGCTCGGCCTCCACCTGAGCGGCATCGCGACGACCATGGGGGCGATCAACTTCATCGTCACCATCTTCGCGGAGCGCTCCGAGGACGTCACCTGGGCGACGCTCGACATCTTCAGCTGGACGATGCTCACCACGTCGGCGATCGCCCTGTTCGCCTTCCCCGTCCTCGGGAGCGCCCTCATCATGCTGTTTCTCGACCGGAACTTCGGGACCGCGTTCTTCGCGCTCGACGGCGGCGGTCCGATGCTCTGGCAGCACCTCTTCTGGTTCTGGGGGCACCCCGAGGTGTACATCCTCGTCCTGCCGGCGTTCGGGCTGGTGAGCCTCATCCTGCCGAAGTTCTCCGGGCGGAAGCTCTTCGGCTTCAAGTTCGTCGTCTACTCGACGCTCGCCATCGGCGTCCTGAGCTTCGGCGTCTGGGCCCACCACATGTTCACGACGGGGATGGACCCCCGAGTGCGGGCGTCGTTCATGGCCGTCTCCATCGCCATCGCCATCCCGAGCGCCGTGAAGGTGTTCAACTGGATGACAACGATGTGGAGCGGACGCATCCGCCTCACCGCGCCCATGATCCTCCTCGTCGGCGGGATCGGCACGTTCATCATCGGCGGGGTGACGGGGGTCTTCCTCGCGTCGATCCCCATCGACCTCCTGCTCCACGACACCTACTACGTCGTCGGCCACTTCCACTTCATCATCATGGGCGTCATCGCGGCGGCGATGGTGGCGGCGAGCTACTACTGGTTCCCCATCCTCACCCGCCGGATGTACGACCAGCGCGTCGCGCGGGTGCAGGCCGTGTTGCTCATCGTCGGCGTGGTCGTCACCTTCACGCCGCTGCTGATCCTCGGCTACCTCGGCATGCCCCGGCGGTACGCCTACTACCCCGCCGAGTTCACCCTGCTCCAGCAGATCGCGACCGCGGGCGCGTACGTCATCGGCGTCAGCGTCTTCCTCTGGATCACCAACATGATCCAGTCGATGCGGACCGGTCCGCTCGTGATGAACGCCGACGTGTGGAACCTGAAGGAGACCGGCCAGTTCACCCGGGAGTGGCAGTGGTTCGAGGAGCGACTCGAGGAACGCCGGAGCTTCGAGCGCAGCGAGTCGGGAACCGCCCCGCCCGGGGACGACGACTGA
- a CDS encoding DUF6789 family protein, with protein MERNRVTSAIAGGIAGTAVLTLLLILLEVQTREQIRAFDVIARFVGTPGQTAVGFVLFVLAGVFAWPLLFVALRDYIPRGPDPAAQGTIFAVVLWIAFAIAGRGDLSGAILILYTAYTFFAHLAYGFTLGVVYGHFREGSQVPREYYAGQ; from the coding sequence ATGGAACGGAACCGGGTGACCAGCGCCATCGCCGGAGGGATCGCGGGAACGGCAGTCCTCACGCTCCTGTTGATCCTCCTCGAGGTCCAGACGCGGGAGCAGATCCGGGCGTTCGACGTCATCGCGCGCTTCGTCGGTACGCCCGGGCAGACGGCCGTCGGGTTCGTGCTGTTCGTCCTCGCGGGCGTGTTCGCGTGGCCGCTGCTGTTCGTCGCGCTGCGCGACTACATCCCGCGAGGACCCGACCCCGCCGCCCAGGGGACGATCTTCGCCGTCGTGCTGTGGATCGCGTTCGCCATCGCCGGGCGCGGCGATCTCAGCGGGGCCATCCTCATCCTCTACACGGCGTACACCTTCTTCGCGCACCTCGCCTACGGGTTCACCCTCGGCGTCGTCTACGGCCACTTCCGGGAGGGCTCGCAGGTCCCACGGGAGTACTACGCCGGACAGTGA
- a CDS encoding rubrerythrin family protein — protein sequence MTAEDFLDRVRTENRTALSRLGSSKALYADTGGDIDTEPVLRAAATAEHAARETFEAWADEEDGEAGEAFRATAEEEREHYETVVSKLDEDPDLDETPAIQAYLRDLDDTLDRAGGFVGRTLAAEKSKEQLVGFFVGQADPKSSQTFREMGDDLDAQLERGVSLLDSLCESEADWDRALDAASGAIQAAYEEYTERLNEMGVNPKPVC from the coding sequence ATGACCGCCGAGGACTTCCTCGACCGCGTTCGTACCGAGAACCGAACCGCCCTCTCCCGACTCGGCTCCTCGAAGGCGCTCTACGCCGACACGGGGGGCGACATCGACACCGAACCCGTCCTCCGGGCCGCCGCGACCGCCGAACACGCGGCCCGGGAGACGTTCGAGGCGTGGGCCGACGAGGAGGACGGCGAGGCGGGCGAGGCCTTCCGCGCGACCGCAGAGGAGGAACGCGAGCACTACGAGACGGTCGTCTCGAAGCTCGACGAGGACCCCGACCTCGACGAGACGCCCGCCATTCAGGCGTACCTCCGCGACCTCGACGACACGCTCGACCGCGCCGGCGGGTTCGTCGGGCGCACCCTCGCCGCCGAGAAGTCGAAGGAACAGCTGGTCGGCTTCTTCGTCGGGCAGGCCGACCCGAAGTCGAGCCAGACCTTCCGGGAGATGGGCGACGACCTCGACGCGCAACTGGAGCGCGGCGTCTCGCTGCTCGACTCGCTCTGCGAGAGCGAGGCGGACTGGGACCGCGCGCTCGACGCCGCAAGCGGCGCGATCCAGGCGGCCTACGAGGAGTACACCGAGCGGCTGAACGAGATGGGCGTGAACCCGAAGCCGGTCTGCTGA
- a CDS encoding aspartate kinase: MRVVAKFGGTSLGNGDRVNRAADSIAAAVETGHEVAVVASAMGSTTDDLLDSITFDIGESDRAEIVSMGERTSVRMLKAALAARGVEAVFLEPGGDLWPVVTNARGEVDVEETQRRAKALADRLGEIVPVVTGFLAQDHAGNVTTLGRGGSDTTAVMLGKYMDADEVVIVTDVEGVMTGDPSVVEGARNVGKITVDELRNLSFRGAEVVAPSALSYKTEDLDVRVVHYQHGDLLGGGTSIEGQFENLIDLRDDPLACLTVAGRAMRNKPGVLARLSTALFEAGINVDAVASGMDSITYYVDSGVAEEAETVLHEEVVADETLSSVTVDHNVAVVRVTGGELPNRPGVVRHIVDPLADAHINIHDVITSATSVALFVHWNDREETLRIIQEEFMQ; the protein is encoded by the coding sequence GTGCGCGTCGTAGCGAAGTTCGGCGGGACGAGCCTCGGCAACGGCGATCGAGTGAATCGGGCCGCCGACTCCATCGCCGCGGCCGTCGAGACCGGTCACGAGGTGGCCGTCGTCGCCAGCGCGATGGGGAGCACGACCGACGACCTGCTCGACTCCATCACGTTCGATATCGGGGAGTCGGACCGCGCCGAGATCGTGAGCATGGGCGAGCGAACCTCCGTGCGCATGCTGAAGGCCGCCCTCGCCGCCCGCGGGGTAGAGGCGGTCTTCCTCGAACCGGGGGGCGACCTCTGGCCGGTCGTCACGAACGCCCGCGGTGAGGTGGACGTCGAGGAGACCCAGCGCCGTGCGAAGGCGCTCGCGGACCGACTCGGGGAGATCGTCCCCGTCGTCACGGGCTTCCTGGCGCAGGATCACGCGGGCAACGTCACCACGCTCGGGCGCGGCGGCTCGGACACGACGGCGGTCATGCTCGGGAAGTACATGGACGCCGACGAGGTGGTCATCGTCACCGACGTCGAGGGCGTCATGACCGGCGACCCCTCGGTCGTCGAGGGCGCGCGCAACGTCGGGAAGATCACCGTGGACGAACTGCGAAACCTCTCGTTCCGGGGCGCGGAGGTGGTCGCGCCGAGCGCGCTCAGCTACAAGACCGAGGACCTCGACGTCCGGGTCGTCCACTACCAGCACGGCGACCTGCTCGGCGGCGGCACGAGCATCGAGGGGCAGTTCGAGAACCTCATCGACCTCCGGGACGACCCGCTCGCCTGCCTCACGGTCGCGGGTCGCGCGATGCGCAACAAGCCGGGCGTCCTCGCGCGCCTCTCGACGGCGCTGTTCGAGGCGGGCATCAACGTCGACGCGGTCGCGAGCGGCATGGACTCGATCACCTACTACGTCGACAGCGGCGTGGCAGAGGAGGCGGAGACGGTGCTCCACGAGGAAGTCGTCGCCGACGAGACGCTCTCGAGCGTCACCGTCGATCACAACGTCGCCGTCGTGCGCGTTACCGGCGGCGAACTCCCCAACCGGCCGGGGGTCGTCCGCCACATCGTCGATCCGCTCGCGGACGCGCACATCAACATCCACGACGTCATCACGAGCGCCACGAGCGTCGCGCTGTTCGTCCACTGGAACGACCGCGAGGAGACGCTCCGCATCATCCAGGAGGAGTTCATGCAGTAG
- the phoU gene encoding phosphate signaling complex protein PhoU — translation MTRDGLQHELDELAADVEEMADLVLDRLGLALDALAEGDETGARVVHDGDDVVNEQYLDIERRCIDLVALRQPVAGDLRFVAASFKIITDLERIADLAANLASYALAADRELFSEVNLADIGDLATGMVEDAVAAYVRRDDGWLCHEVADRDNELDALCSHASNVVVRALIEHEATDDERDDAAIEAFMQDVSVLFLTLRDLERVGDHAVNVAARTLYMTTGSDELIY, via the coding sequence ATGACACGCGACGGGCTTCAGCACGAACTTGACGAACTGGCCGCCGACGTCGAAGAGATGGCCGACCTCGTCCTCGACCGCCTCGGACTCGCGCTCGACGCGCTGGCGGAGGGCGACGAGACCGGCGCACGCGTCGTCCACGACGGCGACGACGTGGTGAACGAGCAGTACCTCGACATCGAGCGCCGGTGCATCGACCTCGTCGCGCTCCGGCAACCGGTCGCGGGCGACCTCCGCTTCGTGGCGGCCTCGTTCAAGATCATCACCGACCTCGAACGCATCGCCGACCTGGCGGCCAACCTCGCGAGCTACGCGCTCGCGGCGGATCGCGAGCTGTTCTCCGAGGTGAACCTCGCCGACATCGGCGACCTGGCGACGGGCATGGTCGAGGACGCCGTCGCCGCGTACGTCCGGCGGGACGACGGCTGGCTCTGCCACGAGGTGGCCGACCGCGACAACGAACTCGACGCGCTCTGCTCGCACGCGAGCAACGTCGTCGTCCGGGCGCTCATCGAGCACGAGGCGACCGACGACGAGCGCGACGACGCGGCGATCGAGGCGTTCATGCAGGACGTCTCGGTCCTCTTTCTCACCCTGCGCGACCTCGAACGCGTCGGCGACCACGCCGTCAACGTCGCCGCCCGCACGCTCTACATGACGACGGGCAGCGACGAACTGATCTATTAA
- a CDS encoding phosphate uptake regulator PhoU, translating to MRPPSSSPAANSSSSTTRRRSSRTRRASASRTTSPASSGDGTALDAFVEGDAERADRVVKSRDLDARCAEVERACVRTIALQNPVAGDLRFLLSSFAVAAECRGLSALADRFGQYALATDGGRFGPVDVRALSELAVGTLGTAVDAYRRLAAADGRDSALADDDGPCYGTVRRGERLDRFCANATEALARSGASGESGDAPGGRDAGGRLVATALAVGDLRRVGIHAVTIAGRVLYAATSDDGLTDRYDTRRASART from the coding sequence ATCAGACCGCCGTCTTCCTCACCGGCGGCGAACTCGTCGAGTTCGACGACACGCAGAAGATCTTCGAGAACCCGGAGAGCCAGCGCGTCGAGGACTACATCACCGGCAAGTTCGGGTGACGGGACGGCCCTCGACGCGTTCGTCGAGGGCGACGCCGAGCGCGCGGACCGCGTCGTCAAAAGCCGCGACCTCGACGCGCGGTGCGCCGAGGTCGAGCGGGCGTGCGTCCGGACGATCGCGCTCCAGAACCCGGTCGCCGGCGACCTTCGCTTCCTCCTCTCCTCGTTCGCCGTCGCCGCCGAGTGCCGGGGGCTGTCCGCCCTCGCGGACCGCTTCGGGCAGTACGCCCTCGCCACCGACGGCGGGAGGTTCGGCCCGGTCGACGTCCGCGCCCTGAGCGAACTCGCCGTCGGGACGCTGGGAACCGCGGTCGACGCCTACCGACGGCTCGCGGCGGCGGACGGTCGCGACTCCGCCCTGGCCGACGACGACGGGCCGTGCTACGGGACGGTGCGACGCGGGGAGCGCCTCGACCGGTTCTGCGCGAACGCGACCGAGGCGCTCGCGCGGTCGGGCGCGTCGGGCGAGTCGGGGGACGCGCCGGGCGGTCGCGACGCGGGCGGCCGCCTCGTCGCGACCGCCCTCGCCGTGGGCGACCTTCGGCGGGTCGGGATCCACGCCGTTACCATCGCCGGGCGGGTACTATACGCCGCGACCAGCGACGACGGGTTGACCGATCGATATGACACGCGACGGGCTTCAGCACGAACTTGA
- the pstB gene encoding phosphate ABC transporter ATP-binding protein PstB, producing MTTNEEANAEAVTEDPTTDDTLVATGPTAGLDDRDRDRPSDATRTIVEARDINVWYGDDQALHDISLAIPEKRVTAMIGPSGCGKSTFLRCINRMNDLIDVARVEGELSLGGKNVYDDDVDPVALRRRVGMVFQKPNPFPKSIYDNVAYGLEIQGYRGDYDEKVEWALKKAALWDEVGDRLDESGLDLSGGQQQRLCIARAIAPDPEVLLMDEPASALDPIATSKIEDLIDELAEEYTVIIVTHNMQQAARISDQTAVFLTGGELVEFDDTQKIFENPESQRVEDYITGKFG from the coding sequence ATGACCACGAACGAGGAGGCGAACGCGGAGGCGGTGACCGAGGACCCCACGACCGACGACACCCTCGTCGCGACTGGACCGACGGCGGGACTCGACGACCGCGACCGGGACCGTCCGAGCGACGCCACCCGAACCATCGTCGAGGCGCGCGACATCAACGTCTGGTACGGCGACGACCAGGCGCTCCACGACATCAGCCTCGCGATCCCCGAGAAGCGCGTGACCGCGATGATCGGCCCCTCCGGCTGCGGGAAGTCGACGTTCCTTCGCTGCATCAACCGCATGAACGACCTCATCGACGTCGCGCGCGTCGAGGGCGAACTCTCGCTCGGCGGGAAGAACGTCTACGACGACGACGTGGACCCGGTGGCCCTGCGCCGCCGCGTGGGAATGGTCTTCCAGAAGCCCAATCCCTTCCCGAAGAGCATCTACGACAACGTCGCCTACGGCCTCGAGATCCAGGGCTACAGGGGCGACTACGACGAGAAGGTCGAGTGGGCGCTGAAGAAGGCGGCGCTCTGGGACGAGGTCGGCGACCGCCTCGACGAGTCCGGCCTCGACCTCTCCGGCGGCCAGCAGCAGCGCCTCTGCATCGCCCGCGCCATCGCCCCCGACCCGGAGGTGCTGCTGATGGACGAGCCGGCGAGCGCGCTCGATCCCATCGCCACCTCGAAGATCGAGGACCTCATCGACGAACTCGCCGAGGAGTACACCGTCATCATCGTCACGCACAACATGCAGCAGGCGGCGCGCATCTCCGATCAGACCGCCGTCTTCCTCACCGGCGGCGAACTCGTCGAGTTCGACGACACGCAGAAGATCTTCGAGAACCCGGAGAGCCAGCGCGTCGAGGACTACATCACCGGCAAGTTCGGGTGA
- the pstA gene encoding phosphate ABC transporter permease PstA, protein MATESETGTIQSFGQISRTKGTLFRYLLLAATLFGLVVLSVLFVYVGLDAIQPTTAAPGWYLTFFLTFVLPVGAVSAYLWRSRPESGEFALASVAIPVYGLMIGAVVAMVFIDIYPPLLLLSYAIGAAIPAAIAFLYARLRSDAGDAERLGLAAVVTVASLATIPPLVQSIPVIPTDWIMMLLALGTPTALGVGAYVARRYENERAGRATALVVFVAAAVGGVLAPLVGVDPMPGVVLTLSTVVPTGLYVGTTLYERPARRSGLLLPAAVFGGALVGAVLVNQLGFAGPESWVDWQFLTSDGSTDPESAGLYPGLVGSVLLMLVVVALSFPLGVGAAVYLEEYAPNNRLTRLIQVNISNLAGVPSVVYGLLGLGVFINIVALPTGSLIVGGMTLSLLILPIVIISTQEALRSVPDDLRQASYGMGATRWQTIRNVVLPRAMPGILTGTILALGRAIGETAPLIMILAPNSGYVPSGLFSKASAMPLMVYTWAGVYADPVFYQTAVAAGVVVMLVVLLAMNGAAIVLRNRYQTRG, encoded by the coding sequence ATGGCGACCGAATCGGAGACGGGAACGATCCAGTCGTTCGGACAGATCAGCCGAACCAAGGGGACGCTGTTCAGGTACCTGCTGCTCGCGGCGACGCTGTTCGGCCTGGTCGTCCTCAGCGTGCTGTTCGTCTACGTCGGACTCGACGCCATCCAGCCGACGACCGCCGCGCCGGGGTGGTATCTCACGTTCTTCCTGACGTTCGTGCTCCCGGTCGGCGCGGTCTCGGCGTACCTCTGGCGGAGCCGCCCGGAGAGCGGCGAGTTCGCCCTCGCGAGCGTCGCGATACCGGTGTACGGGCTGATGATCGGTGCCGTCGTGGCGATGGTGTTCATCGACATCTACCCGCCGCTCCTGTTGCTGTCGTACGCGATCGGAGCGGCCATCCCGGCGGCGATCGCGTTCCTGTACGCTCGCCTCCGGAGCGACGCCGGCGACGCCGAGCGACTCGGTCTCGCCGCCGTCGTCACGGTCGCCTCGCTGGCGACGATCCCGCCGCTCGTCCAGTCGATCCCCGTGATCCCGACCGACTGGATCATGATGCTCCTGGCGCTCGGGACGCCGACCGCGCTCGGCGTCGGCGCGTACGTCGCCCGCCGCTACGAGAACGAACGAGCGGGGCGGGCGACCGCGCTCGTCGTCTTCGTCGCCGCCGCCGTCGGGGGCGTCCTCGCGCCGCTCGTCGGGGTCGATCCGATGCCCGGCGTCGTCCTGACGCTCTCGACGGTCGTGCCGACCGGTCTCTACGTCGGGACGACCCTCTACGAGCGTCCGGCGCGGCGCTCGGGGCTGCTGCTCCCCGCGGCCGTCTTCGGCGGCGCGCTCGTCGGCGCGGTGCTGGTCAACCAGCTCGGCTTCGCCGGCCCGGAGTCGTGGGTCGACTGGCAGTTCCTGACGAGCGACGGGAGCACCGATCCCGAGTCCGCCGGGCTCTACCCCGGGCTCGTCGGGTCGGTGCTGTTGATGCTCGTCGTCGTCGCCCTCTCGTTCCCGCTCGGCGTCGGGGCCGCCGTCTACCTGGAGGAGTACGCGCCGAACAACCGCTTGACGCGGCTGATCCAGGTGAACATCTCGAACCTCGCGGGCGTCCCCTCGGTCGTGTACGGCCTGCTCGGACTCGGCGTGTTCATCAACATCGTCGCGCTGCCGACCGGGTCGCTCATCGTCGGCGGCATGACGCTCTCGCTGCTCATCCTGCCGATCGTCATCATCTCGACGCAGGAGGCCCTGCGGTCGGTCCCCGACGACCTCCGGCAGGCGTCCTACGGGATGGGCGCGACGCGGTGGCAGACCATCCGGAACGTCGTCCTGCCGCGGGCGATGCCGGGGATCCTCACGGGGACCATCCTCGCGCTCGGCCGCGCCATCGGCGAGACCGCCCCCCTCATCATGATCCTGGCCCCGAACAGCGGGTACGTCCCCTCGGGGCTGTTCTCGAAGGCGAGCGCGATGCCGCTGATGGTGTACACGTGGGCGGGCGTCTACGCCGATCCGGTGTTCTACCAGACGGCCGTGGCCGCGGGCGTGGTCGTCATGCTCGTCGTGCTGTTGGCGATGAACGGGGCCGCCATCGTACTGCGCAACAGGTATCAGACAAGAGGGTAA
- the pstC gene encoding phosphate ABC transporter permease subunit PstC, producing the protein MGTESLTESITRNAEKGPRERIVRLFFLSCALLSVATTVSIIVLLATEAAIFFEDVSIVRFLTGTEFYLGADPQFGVLPLVVGTLVITVGAAVIALPLGVATAIYLSEYASTRTRSVLKPALEILAGVPTVVYGFLAVAYITPALEPVVMSLTGEDLGFFNALSASIVVGIMIIPMVSSISEDAMSAVPDELRQAGYGMGATKFDVSTGIVVPAAVSGIASSFILALSRAIGETMAVTIAAGNTPRMVEVATIDLGPVGIPYPDPTIYFKSIQTMTAAMVDIAGSDIAGGGVMYQSLFAIGFTLFAITLVMNIVSDRIAAHYREEY; encoded by the coding sequence ATGGGCACGGAGAGTTTGACGGAGAGTATAACGCGGAACGCCGAGAAGGGGCCGCGAGAGCGCATCGTTCGGCTGTTCTTCCTGTCCTGTGCGCTGCTCTCCGTAGCGACGACCGTCAGCATCATCGTCCTCCTCGCCACGGAGGCCGCGATCTTCTTCGAGGACGTCTCGATCGTGCGGTTCCTGACAGGGACCGAGTTCTACCTCGGCGCGGACCCCCAGTTCGGCGTCCTCCCGCTCGTGGTCGGGACGCTGGTGATCACCGTCGGCGCGGCGGTGATCGCGCTGCCGCTCGGGGTGGCGACGGCGATCTACCTGAGCGAGTACGCGAGCACCCGGACGCGGTCCGTGCTGAAACCGGCGCTCGAGATCCTCGCGGGGGTCCCGACGGTCGTCTACGGGTTCCTCGCGGTCGCGTACATCACGCCGGCGCTCGAACCCGTCGTGATGTCGCTGACGGGCGAGGACCTCGGCTTCTTCAACGCGCTCTCGGCGAGCATCGTCGTCGGCATCATGATCATCCCGATGGTCTCCTCGATCAGCGAGGACGCGATGAGCGCCGTGCCCGACGAACTCCGACAGGCGGGCTACGGGATGGGCGCGACGAAGTTCGACGTCTCGACGGGGATCGTCGTCCCGGCGGCCGTCTCCGGCATCGCCTCCTCGTTCATCCTCGCGCTCTCGCGGGCCATCGGCGAGACGATGGCCGTGACCATCGCGGCGGGTAACACCCCCCGGATGGTCGAGGTCGCGACGATCGACCTCGGGCCGGTCGGGATCCCGTACCCCGACCCGACGATCTACTTCAAGTCCATCCAGACGATGACCGCCGCGATGGTCGACATCGCGGGCAGCGACATCGCCGGCGGCGGAGTGATGTACCAGAGCCTCTTCGCCATCGGGTTCACGCTCTTCGCGATCACGCTCGTCATGAACATCGTAAGCGACCGCATCGCGGCGCACTACAGGGAGGAGTACTGA
- a CDS encoding PstS family phosphate ABC transporter substrate-binding protein, which yields MADDSTRGISRRKFIAASGTVGALTLAGCTQQNDPSGDNGSGGNGSGNGTDGGSDGKLSGNIDIAGSSTVFPLAQALKESFTKKHPDVKIAVSSTGSGGGFQNYFCVGKTDFNNASRPIQKSEKQLCKENGVDWHEIKVATDAVTVIVNPEADWIDSITVDELKQIWKPNGADKWSDVNPDWPDEPLNLFGAAETSGTFDYFTEVIVGEEGKSRKDYSKTEKDNQIIQGVASDKYAMGYLGFAYYSENKERVKALAIDNGSGEPVKPSIETAKSGKYKPLARPLFTYPKIESLKEEHIAAFARYWVEQSTSKELVAERVGYVPNSEEEMKEQLKQLNEAIQQ from the coding sequence ATGGCAGACGACTCCACTCGCGGCATCTCACGGCGGAAGTTCATCGCGGCGTCGGGAACGGTCGGTGCGCTGACCCTCGCGGGGTGTACCCAGCAGAACGATCCCAGCGGCGACAACGGCTCCGGCGGCAACGGCTCCGGGAACGGCACCGACGGCGGCAGCGACGGGAAGCTCTCGGGCAACATCGACATCGCCGGCAGTTCGACGGTGTTCCCGCTGGCGCAGGCCCTCAAGGAGTCCTTCACGAAGAAACACCCCGACGTGAAGATCGCCGTCAGCTCCACCGGGAGCGGCGGCGGCTTCCAGAACTACTTCTGCGTCGGCAAGACGGACTTCAACAACGCCAGCCGGCCCATCCAGAAGAGCGAGAAGCAGCTCTGTAAGGAGAACGGCGTCGACTGGCACGAGATCAAGGTCGCGACGGACGCGGTGACGGTCATCGTCAACCCCGAGGCCGACTGGATCGACAGCATCACCGTCGACGAACTCAAGCAGATCTGGAAGCCCAACGGCGCGGACAAGTGGAGCGACGTCAACCCCGACTGGCCGGACGAGCCGCTCAACCTCTTCGGCGCGGCCGAGACCTCCGGCACCTTCGACTACTTCACCGAGGTCATCGTCGGCGAGGAGGGCAAGTCCCGCAAGGACTACTCGAAGACCGAGAAGGACAACCAGATCATCCAGGGCGTCGCGAGCGACAAGTACGCGATGGGCTACCTCGGCTTCGCGTACTACAGCGAGAACAAAGAGCGCGTGAAGGCGCTCGCGATCGATAACGGGTCGGGCGAGCCGGTGAAGCCCTCCATCGAGACCGCCAAGTCCGGCAAGTACAAGCCGCTCGCGCGGCCGTTGTTCACTTACCCGAAGATCGAGTCGCTCAAGGAGGAGCACATCGCCGCGTTCGCCCGCTACTGGGTCGAGCAGAGCACGAGCAAGGAACTCGTCGCCGAGCGCGTCGGCTACGTCCCGAACAGCGAGGAGGAGATGAAAGAGCAGCTCAAGCAGCTCAACGAGGCAATCCAGCAGTAA